Proteins from a single region of Apium graveolens cultivar Ventura chromosome 7, ASM990537v1, whole genome shotgun sequence:
- the LOC141674109 gene encoding uncharacterized protein LOC141674109, producing the protein MEQYRLDWIRDNQTTIRSDLYHNIRDALQKGDNNPENIDKATILPASFTGSKMYMNLYFKDALSICRTLGHPSLFLTMTTNTKWPEIQRMLKFLPGVNVVDAPDVVARVFKMKVDQMVDQIKNKNFLDVVYEVL; encoded by the coding sequence ATGGAGCAGTACAGACTTGACTGGATCAGAGATAACCAGACAACGATTCGTTCAGATTTGTACCACAATATACGGGATGCACTACAAAAGGGTGATAACAATCCTGAAAATATCGACAAAGCAACAATTTTACCTGCCTCATTTACTGGAAGTAAAATGTACATGAATCTGTATTTTAAGGATGCTTTATCCATCTGTCGAACGCTTGGCCACCCATCACTGTTCCTTACGATGACCACAAATACAAAATGGCCTGAAATACAACGGATGTTAAAGTTTTTACCCGGTGTTAATGTTGTTGACGCTCCAGACGTGGTTGCAAgggtttttaaaatgaaagttgACCAGATGGTTGAtcaaatcaaaaataaaaattttttGGACGTTGTATATGAGGTATTATAA
- the LOC141671535 gene encoding aspartate aminotransferase, chloroplastic, producing the protein MAASSAAILSVVSSTPNAASFSKEKLKLGSCNFNSVLWQGKQPSFFKTKSLSKVTMSVATNVSRFESITMAPPDPILGVSEAFKADTNEMKLNLGVGAYRTEDLEPYVLNVVKKAENLMLASGENKEYLPIEGLVAFNKATAELLFGAGNPVIQQQRVATVQGLSGTGSLRLAAALIERYFPGAKVLISSPTWGNHKNIFNDAKVPWSEYRYYDPKTVGLDFDGMLSDIKAAPEGSFVLLHGCAHNPTGIDPTPEQWVKIADAIEEKNHIPFFDVAYQGFASGSLDEDASSVRLFASRGMELLVAQSYSKNLGLYAERIGAINVVCSSADAATRVKSQLKRLARPMYSNPPVHGARIVANIVGNPTLFNEWKEEMEMMAGRIKSVRQKLFDSICANDKSGKDWSYILKQIGMFSFTGLNKAQSDNMTNKWHVYMTKDGRISLAGLSSAKCEYLADAIIDSFYNVS; encoded by the exons ATGGCTGCTTCTTCTGCTGCGATTCTCTCCGTTGTATCATCCACTCCAAATGCTGCCTCTTTTTCTAAG GAAAAGTTGAAGCTTGGAAGCTGCAATTTTAATTCTGTACTATGGCAGGGGAAACAACCTTCCTTCTTCAAGACAAAG TCTCTTAGTAAGGTTACAATGTCTGTTGCTACTAATGTTTCTCGATTTGAGAGTATAACAATGGCGCCACCAGACCCAATCCTTGGTGTCTCTGAAGCATTTAAAGCAGACACAAATGAAATGAAGCTAAACCTTGGTGTCGGAGCATATCGAACTGAAGATCTAGAACCATATGTGCTTAATGTTGTCAAGAAG GCAGAGAATCTAATGTTGGCGAGTGGAGAAAACAAGGAG TATCTACCCATCGAAGGATTGGTTGCATTCAACAAAGCTACAGCAGAGTTACTGTTTGGAGCAGGCAATCCAGTTATTCAGCAACAAAGA GTTGCAACTGTCCAAGGACTTTCTGGAACTGGTTCTCTTCGGCTTGCTGCAGCGCTTATAGAACGCTATTTCCCCGGTGCAAAAGTTTTAATATCTTCGCCAACATGGG GTAACCACAAGAACATTTTCAATGACGCCAAAGTTCCATGGTCTGAATATCGCTACTATGACCCAAAAACAGTTGGTTTGGATTTTGATGGGATGCTATCAGATATAAAA GCTGCCCCTGAGGGATCATTTGTGTTGCTTCATGGATGTGCTCACAATCCAACTGGTATAGATCCAACCCCTGAGCAATGGGTTAAAATTGCTGATGCAATTGAGGAGAAAAACCACATTCCGTTTTTTGATGTTGCATATCAG GGATTTGCAAGTGGAAGTCTTGATGAAGATGCATCGTCAGTGAGATTGTTTGCATCACGCGGAATGGAGCTTCTAGTTGCCCAATCATATAGTAAAAACTTGGGCCTCTATGCAGAAAGGATCGGTGCAATCAATGTTGTTTGCTCATCAGCAGATGCAGCGACAAG GGTGAAGAGCCAATTGAAGAGGCTTGCTCGACCTATGTACTCGAACCCTCCTGTTCATGGTGCTAGGATTGTTGCTAATATTGTAGGAAATCCTACTCTCTTTAATGAATGGAAAGAAGAGATGGAAATGATGGCTGGTAGGATAAAGAGTGTCAGACAGAAATTATTTGACAGCATATGCGCAAATGATAAAAGTGGGAAGGACTGGTCATATATTCTCAAACAGATTGGCATGTTTTCTTTCACAGGCTTGAACAAAGCTCAG AGTGACAACATGACTAACAAGTGGCACGTGTATATGACCAAGGACGGAAGAATTTCTTTGGCCGGTTTGTCTTCAGCGAAATGTGAATATCTTGCTGATGCCATTATTGACTCATTCTACAATGTTAGCTAG